A stretch of DNA from Streptococcus sp. NPS 308:
ACACGTGGAGTGTGGATTGGGAAGATACGCTCAACACCTACACCGTTAGAGATTTTACGAACTGTGTAGTTTTCTGAAATGCCAGCACCTTTACGTGCAATAACAACACCTTCAAAAATCTGGATACGTTCACGGTTACCTTCGACAACTTTCGCGTGTACACGAACAGTGTCACCAGGACGGAATGATGGGATATCTGTACGAAGTTGACCTTCAGTCAAGCTTTGGATTAATGGATTCATTTTATTCTCCTATCTTTGTCAATCTTGAGGAACCTTCCTCAGCGGATAAACTGTATTTTTGTGCGTCCATTACACACAAGATACAGTTTACCAAATTTCCACCTAAAAGTAAAGAAATTTATAGCAGAATTCCTAAAAAAATCGCTAGAAAACCACCTATGTAAGTTATAACTAAATAGCTATAAAATACCTTCTTGTCACTGATTAGTCTTTGCAGCTCGTCATTCAAGGTTGAAAAGGTCGTTAACCCTCCACAAAAACCTGTCGCTAGGATGGCATAGACTTCCTTGGACTCCACATGATTGTAGAGTAGGCCAATTAAAAAACATCCTAGAAGATTGGCAATGAGAGTTCCCAATGGCAATTTTGAAGCTTGATTATAGCGGGAAAAGAAATAACGCACCAAGGCTCCGAACCCGCAGGCGATTGCAAGATAAACGACTACCATTTCTTCCTCCCTAGAACATAAGCTAAGAGTAGGCCTCCACCGATGCTCAAAAATAAGTAGATGCCTAAGCTAAGATAACGCCCGGTATCAAGCAGTTTTACTGCATCAAGCATTAGGCTAGAAAAAGTTGTCAAGCCACCACAAAATCCTGTACCCAGCGCCAAAACCAAGCCTTTACTAGTTCCTGTATAGACCAGATAGCCTTTCACCAGATAGACCAGGCAGAAAATGCCTAGATAGTTGACAAGAAAGGTCCCCCAAGGAAAGTCTGGGCTAGCTGGTAACCAAGTGGAAATGAGATAGCGGACAAGGCCTCCCACCATTGCAGCTAGAAAAATCCCTAGCGGATAGAATTGTTCTTTCTTCATTTGATATTCTGATCCTGATAATCACGCGAACGTTTGAGAATG
This window harbors:
- the crcB gene encoding fluoride efflux transporter CrcB; its protein translation is MKKEQFYPLGIFLAAMVGGLVRYLISTWLPASPDFPWGTFLVNYLGIFCLVYLVKGYLVYTGTSKGLVLALGTGFCGGLTTFSSLMLDAVKLLDTGRYLSLGIYLFLSIGGGLLLAYVLGRKKW
- the crcB gene encoding fluoride efflux transporter CrcB, with product MVVVYLAIACGFGALVRYFFSRYNQASKLPLGTLIANLLGCFLIGLLYNHVESKEVYAILATGFCGGLTTFSTLNDELQRLISDKKVFYSYLVITYIGGFLAIFLGILL
- the rplS gene encoding 50S ribosomal protein L19 produces the protein MNPLIQSLTEGQLRTDIPSFRPGDTVRVHAKVVEGNRERIQIFEGVVIARKGAGISENYTVRKISNGVGVERIFPIHTPRVEKIEVVRYGKVRRAKLYYLRALQGKAARIKEIRR